In a single window of the Candidatus Saccharimonadales bacterium genome:
- a CDS encoding type II secretion system protein — MKNLLRKKGQSGFTIIEVTIVLAIAGLIMAIVFVAVPALERSARNTQRKNDASNLSGLVSEYASNHAGVLPAQYSDMSSLTSGQHWSIMDTTPTLTSTIPGSGGAYGSTTQLVIYKGATCDPQTGAITSNPSDRSFAIGYQIETTGDPENACAGD, encoded by the coding sequence ATGAAAAATTTATTGAGGAAAAAGGGTCAATCAGGCTTCACTATCATCGAAGTTACGATTGTTTTGGCTATTGCCGGCTTGATCATGGCCATCGTGTTCGTAGCCGTACCCGCGCTTGAACGTAGTGCCCGAAATACCCAGCGCAAGAACGACGCTAGCAACCTATCAGGCCTAGTCAGTGAATATGCCTCTAATCACGCCGGAGTTTTGCCAGCTCAGTATAGCGACATGTCTTCTCTAACTAGCGGCCAACACTGGTCTATTATGGATACCACACCTACCCTAACTTCGACCATCCCGGGTAGCGGCGGAGCTTACGGAAGCACCACCCAGCTAGTGATCTATAAAGGCGCCACTTGTGATCCGCAGACTGGGGCTATAACTTCCAATCCATCCGATCGTTCATTCGCCATTGGCTACCAAATAGAAACCACCGGCGATCCAGAGAACGCCTGCGCCGGCGACTAA